The region CCCACAACCTGGCGATTGCCGCCAATCTCTGCTCCAGACTGGTTGTAATGAAGCAGGGCCGGATCATTGAGCAAGGCGAGACGCATAGCCTGCTGCGGCATCCGGCTGAGGCTTATACACAGATGTTAATGGATTCGGTGCTCCCTCTGCCGGAGCTGGAAGGAGGCGGGGTCTCATGGAAGTAGCACTACAGGTGCAGGATGTAAGCGTTCGTTACGGCGGGTTCACAGCTCTGGATCAGATCCGGCTGGAGCTTGAGCGGCATACCACGCTGGGGCTTGTCGGTGAGTCCGGCTCGGGGAAGTCTACGCTGGCCCGGGTCATCGCCGGACTGATCACCCCGGATGCAGGACAGCTTCTGCTGGGCGCGGAGCCGTTAGGCCGGAAGCGGAGCAAGGCGCAGCATAAGCAGATCCAGATGATCTTCCAGAACCCGGATTCATCGCTGAATCCACGGCATACCGTCCGGCAGATTCTGGCGGAAGCCTTGCTGTTCCACCGGATTGTAGAGCGTTCGCAGGTCGAGCGCAGAAGTAAGGAGCTGCTTAGCCGGGTGCAGCTGGATGCCAGATCTCTGGACAGATATCCGCATGAATTCTCCGGCGGCCAGCGCCAGCGGATTGCCATTGCCCGCGCACTTAGCGTGGAGCCGGGCTTGCTGATCGCCGATGAGCCTACAAGCGCACTGGATGT is a window of Paenibacillus sp. FSL H3-0469 DNA encoding:
- a CDS encoding ATP-binding cassette domain-containing protein; the encoded protein is MEVALQVQDVSVRYGGFTALDQIRLELERHTTLGLVGESGSGKSTLARVIAGLITPDAGQLLLGAEPLGRKRSKAQHKQIQMIFQNPDSSLNPRHTVRQILAEALLFHRIVERSQVERRSKELLSRVQLDARSLDRYPHEFSGGQRQRIAIARALSVEPGLLIADEPTSALDVSVQRSVLELFHTLQAELNLTMLFISHDLGVIHAVSDTVAVMRQGQLVEVNSKDEFFVRPEHEYSRELLSAVPKMPQY